A region from the Rhinoderma darwinii isolate aRhiDar2 chromosome 2, aRhiDar2.hap1, whole genome shotgun sequence genome encodes:
- the LOC142741354 gene encoding uncharacterized protein LOC142741354 produces MGDKGRSGDGASRKRPYIYTKQLMFLKDIMDMRTTTDNLEDTAEETDVGESVAEAPAPNILPPSPEPTPQEPAPGQSERPVGSPAQERPVRARSRRLRAPQPSTSAQVDTRVLEYLRRAAEEDGNDAFGRSIVPLLRLVPMDLMGRLQASIVTLIDACRPPHNPHPCFTAIEQWRNTYMPPPTAQVPGQFHPVPHMARPHPYMRPMAPHFAGPTFQPPHQHHYAGQEQPTQLQVQHSGAEMQAYASPAQLYQHL; encoded by the exons atgggtgacaagggacgcagcggagatggggcatctcgcaaacggccctacatttatacgaaacagctgatgttcctgaaggacatcatggatatgcgcac aaccaccgacaatttggaggatacagcagaggagactgacgtgggggagtctgtggccgaagcccctgctcccaatatcctgccacccagccccgagccgacaccccaggagcccgcaccaggccagtcagaacggccggttggctctccagcccaggagcggcccgtgcgagcccgcagtcggcgtcttcgtgccccacagccctccacatctgcccaggtggatacgcgggtactcGAGTATTTGaggcgagccgcagaggaggatggcaatgatgcctttggccgcagcattgtgcccctcctacgcctggtgccgatggaccttatgggccgtctgcaggcgtcgatcgtcacattgatcgacgcttgcagaccgccacacaatccccatccgtgtttcacggcaatcgagcagtggcgaaatacttacatgccgccacccacggcccaggtgcctggccaatttcaccctgttccccatatggcccgtccgcatccatacatgcgccctatggctccccactttgcggggcccacattccagccaccacatcagcaccactatgctggccaggaacaacctacccagctccaggtccagcatagtggtgctgaaatgcaggcatatgcctccccagcccaactataccaacacctctga